In a genomic window of Gossypium arboreum isolate Shixiya-1 chromosome 9, ASM2569848v2, whole genome shotgun sequence:
- the LOC108457473 gene encoding GTP-binding protein BRASSINAZOLE INSENSITIVE PALE GREEN 2, chloroplastic isoform X3 — MAYLLSTTMVKLTPKLHYNTTRCILKTPLCFFSGVGDRKNERNRVSTISLAVKDQAFHRTTEKIRGKISPKRGKNPVLSEGRDEDENYGPVCPGCGVFMQDKDPNIPGYYQKRKVVEKTLVENVEDLDEYFQGELEGLDDDDDDVEEEEEEEEEKEDFVDEVEGKFEGSDTEEDNLGKGDEFDWDSDEWEANFLKGEDDIEFDGFAPASVGYGNITDEIMEKGKRKRLSKAERKRMAREAQKEKEEVTVCARCHSLRNYGQVKNQSVENLIPDFDFDRLIATRLIKPAGNAGATVVVLVVDCVDFDGSFPKRAAKSLFKLLENAQNDSKLSKKLPKLVLVATKVDLLPSQISPTRLDRWVRHRAKAGGAPKLNGVYLVSCRKDLGVKNLLAFIKELAGPRGNVWVIGAQNAGKSTLINAFAKREKANITRLTEAPVPGTTLGILRIGGILSAKAKMYDTPGLLHPYLMSMRLNRDEQKMVEIRKELKPRTYRVKVGQAVHVGGLMRLDLNYASVETIYVTIWASPNVSLHLGKVENADEIWKNHVGIRLQVN; from the exons ATGGCATATCTGTTATCAACAACAATGGTCAAGCTGACCCCTAAGCTCCATTACAACACCACAAGATGTATACTGAAAACCCCACTTTGTTTCTTCTCTG GAGTGGGTGACAGGAAGAATGAACGAAACAGAGTTTCTACTATTAGTTTAGCGGTAAAGGACCAAGCTTTTCATCGAACAACAGAGAAAATTCGTGGTAAAATTTCACCTAAAAGAGGAAAGAATCCGGTTTTGAGTGAGGGGAGAGATGAGGATGAGAATTATGGGCCTGTTTGCCCTGGTTGTGGAGTCTTTATGCAAGATAAAGATCCTAATATTCCGGGGTATTATCAGAAAAGAAAGGTTGTTGAGAAGACACTAGTGGAGAATGTAGAGGATCTGGACGAGTATTTTCAGGGTGAACTTGAAGGgttggatgatgatgatgatgatgttgaagaagaagaagaagaagaagaagaaaaagaggatTTTGTGGATGAAGTTGAGGGAAAATTTGAGGGAAGTGATACAGAAGAAGATAATTTGGGAAAGGGGGATGAGTTTGATTGGGATTCTGATGAATGGGAAGCTAATTTTTTAAAAGGAGAGGATGATATAGAGTTTGATGGTTTTGCACCTGCAAGTGTTGGGTATGGTAACATTACAGACGAGATTATGGAGAAGGGTAAAAGGAAGAGATTGTCAAAAGCAGAAAGGAAAAGGATGGCTCGGGAAGCACAGAAGGAGAAAGAAGAGGTTACTGTATGCGCGCGATGTCATTCTTTGAGGAACTATGGACAGGTGAAGAACCAATCTGTTGAAAATTTGATtcctgattttgattttgatagaTTAATAGCAACTAGGTTGATAAAGCCCGCTGGGAATGCTGGTGCTACTGTTGTCGTTTTGGTTGTTGATTGTGTTGATTTTGATGGTTCCTTTCCAAAGCGGGCTGCAAAGTCGTTGTTCAAGTTGTTGGAAAATGCCCAAAATGACTCCAAACTTTCCAAAAAGTTGCCAAAACTTGTTCTAGTGGCTACAAAAGTTGACCTTCTCCCCTCACAAATCTCACCGACTAGGTTAGATAGATGGGTTAGGCACCGAGCTAAGGCTGGAGGGGCACCCAAGCTTAATGGGGTATATTTGGTTAGTTGCCGTAAGGATTTGGGTGTGAAGAATTTGTTGGCATTCATAAAGGAATTAGCAGGTCCTCGAGGTAATGTGTGGGTTATTGGGGCTCAAAATGCTGGGAAGTCTACTCTTATCAATGCATTTGCTAAGAGGGAAAAGGCAAATATAACAAGGCTTACAGAAGCTCCTGTTCCTGGGACAACTCTTGGGATTTTGCGAATTGGTGGAATTTTGTCGGCCAAGGCAAAGATGTATGATACTCCAGGGCTCCTACATCCGTATTTAATGTCTATGAGATTAAACAGGGATGAGCAGAAGATGGTTGAAATAAGGAAGGAGCTAAAACCTCGGACATATAGGGTGAAG GTAGGACAAGCTGTCCATGTTGGTGGCTTGATGAGACTGGATCTAAATTATGCTTCAGTAGAAACAATTTATGTTACAATTTGGGCATCGCCAAATGTTTCTCTGCACTTGGGAAAGGTTGAAAATGCTGATGAAATATGGAAGAACCATGTTGGTATCAGATTGCAG GTGAATTAA
- the LOC108457473 gene encoding GTP-binding protein BRASSINAZOLE INSENSITIVE PALE GREEN 2, chloroplastic isoform X1 encodes MAYLLSTTMVKLTPKLHYNTTRCILKTPLCFFSGVGDRKNERNRVSTISLAVKDQAFHRTTEKIRGKISPKRGKNPVLSEGRDEDENYGPVCPGCGVFMQDKDPNIPGYYQKRKVVEKTLVENVEDLDEYFQGELEGLDDDDDDVEEEEEEEEEKEDFVDEVEGKFEGSDTEEDNLGKGDEFDWDSDEWEANFLKGEDDIEFDGFAPASVGYGNITDEIMEKGKRKRLSKAERKRMAREAQKEKEEVTVCARCHSLRNYGQVKNQSVENLIPDFDFDRLIATRLIKPAGNAGATVVVLVVDCVDFDGSFPKRAAKSLFKLLENAQNDSKLSKKLPKLVLVATKVDLLPSQISPTRLDRWVRHRAKAGGAPKLNGVYLVSCRKDLGVKNLLAFIKELAGPRGNVWVIGAQNAGKSTLINAFAKREKANITRLTEAPVPGTTLGILRIGGILSAKAKMYDTPGLLHPYLMSMRLNRDEQKMVEIRKELKPRTYRVKVGQAVHVGGLMRLDLNYASVETIYVTIWASPNVSLHLGKVENADEIWKNHVGIRLQPPIGEDRASELGKWQEREVKVSGSSWDVNTIDIAAAGLGWFSLGLKGEASLALWTYDGVEITLREPLVLDRAPFLERPGFWLPKAVSDAIGSQSKLESQKRKKFEESTDDLSEVSA; translated from the exons ATGGCATATCTGTTATCAACAACAATGGTCAAGCTGACCCCTAAGCTCCATTACAACACCACAAGATGTATACTGAAAACCCCACTTTGTTTCTTCTCTG GAGTGGGTGACAGGAAGAATGAACGAAACAGAGTTTCTACTATTAGTTTAGCGGTAAAGGACCAAGCTTTTCATCGAACAACAGAGAAAATTCGTGGTAAAATTTCACCTAAAAGAGGAAAGAATCCGGTTTTGAGTGAGGGGAGAGATGAGGATGAGAATTATGGGCCTGTTTGCCCTGGTTGTGGAGTCTTTATGCAAGATAAAGATCCTAATATTCCGGGGTATTATCAGAAAAGAAAGGTTGTTGAGAAGACACTAGTGGAGAATGTAGAGGATCTGGACGAGTATTTTCAGGGTGAACTTGAAGGgttggatgatgatgatgatgatgttgaagaagaagaagaagaagaagaagaaaaagaggatTTTGTGGATGAAGTTGAGGGAAAATTTGAGGGAAGTGATACAGAAGAAGATAATTTGGGAAAGGGGGATGAGTTTGATTGGGATTCTGATGAATGGGAAGCTAATTTTTTAAAAGGAGAGGATGATATAGAGTTTGATGGTTTTGCACCTGCAAGTGTTGGGTATGGTAACATTACAGACGAGATTATGGAGAAGGGTAAAAGGAAGAGATTGTCAAAAGCAGAAAGGAAAAGGATGGCTCGGGAAGCACAGAAGGAGAAAGAAGAGGTTACTGTATGCGCGCGATGTCATTCTTTGAGGAACTATGGACAGGTGAAGAACCAATCTGTTGAAAATTTGATtcctgattttgattttgatagaTTAATAGCAACTAGGTTGATAAAGCCCGCTGGGAATGCTGGTGCTACTGTTGTCGTTTTGGTTGTTGATTGTGTTGATTTTGATGGTTCCTTTCCAAAGCGGGCTGCAAAGTCGTTGTTCAAGTTGTTGGAAAATGCCCAAAATGACTCCAAACTTTCCAAAAAGTTGCCAAAACTTGTTCTAGTGGCTACAAAAGTTGACCTTCTCCCCTCACAAATCTCACCGACTAGGTTAGATAGATGGGTTAGGCACCGAGCTAAGGCTGGAGGGGCACCCAAGCTTAATGGGGTATATTTGGTTAGTTGCCGTAAGGATTTGGGTGTGAAGAATTTGTTGGCATTCATAAAGGAATTAGCAGGTCCTCGAGGTAATGTGTGGGTTATTGGGGCTCAAAATGCTGGGAAGTCTACTCTTATCAATGCATTTGCTAAGAGGGAAAAGGCAAATATAACAAGGCTTACAGAAGCTCCTGTTCCTGGGACAACTCTTGGGATTTTGCGAATTGGTGGAATTTTGTCGGCCAAGGCAAAGATGTATGATACTCCAGGGCTCCTACATCCGTATTTAATGTCTATGAGATTAAACAGGGATGAGCAGAAGATGGTTGAAATAAGGAAGGAGCTAAAACCTCGGACATATAGGGTGAAG GTAGGACAAGCTGTCCATGTTGGTGGCTTGATGAGACTGGATCTAAATTATGCTTCAGTAGAAACAATTTATGTTACAATTTGGGCATCGCCAAATGTTTCTCTGCACTTGGGAAAGGTTGAAAATGCTGATGAAATATGGAAGAACCATGTTGGTATCAGATTGCAG CCACCCATTGGTGAAGACCGAGCTTCTGAATTAGGGAAATGGCAAGAGAGGGAAGTTAAAGTGTCTGGAAGTAGTTGGGATGTAAACACCATAGACATTGCAGCAGCTGGGTTAGGTTGGTTCTCCTTGGGTCTCAAGGGTGAAGCAAGTTTGGCATTATGGACATATGATGGTGTTGAGATAACCTTGAGAGAGCCGTTAGTCCTCGACCGGGCACCATTTCTTGAAAGACCTGGATTTTGGCTACCAAAAGCGGTATCTGATGCCATTGGCAGCCAAAGTAAATTAGAATCccaaaaaaggaaaaagtttGAGGAAAGTACAGACGACCTCTCTGAGGTTTCTGCTTGA
- the LOC108457473 gene encoding GTP-binding protein BRASSINAZOLE INSENSITIVE PALE GREEN 2, chloroplastic isoform X2: MQDKDPNIPGYYQKRKVVEKTLVENVEDLDEYFQGELEGLDDDDDDVEEEEEEEEEKEDFVDEVEGKFEGSDTEEDNLGKGDEFDWDSDEWEANFLKGEDDIEFDGFAPASVGYGNITDEIMEKGKRKRLSKAERKRMAREAQKEKEEVTVCARCHSLRNYGQVKNQSVENLIPDFDFDRLIATRLIKPAGNAGATVVVLVVDCVDFDGSFPKRAAKSLFKLLENAQNDSKLSKKLPKLVLVATKVDLLPSQISPTRLDRWVRHRAKAGGAPKLNGVYLVSCRKDLGVKNLLAFIKELAGPRGNVWVIGAQNAGKSTLINAFAKREKANITRLTEAPVPGTTLGILRIGGILSAKAKMYDTPGLLHPYLMSMRLNRDEQKMVEIRKELKPRTYRVKVGQAVHVGGLMRLDLNYASVETIYVTIWASPNVSLHLGKVENADEIWKNHVGIRLQPPIGEDRASELGKWQEREVKVSGSSWDVNTIDIAAAGLGWFSLGLKGEASLALWTYDGVEITLREPLVLDRAPFLERPGFWLPKAVSDAIGSQSKLESQKRKKFEESTDDLSEVSA, translated from the exons ATGCAAGATAAAGATCCTAATATTCCGGGGTATTATCAGAAAAGAAAGGTTGTTGAGAAGACACTAGTGGAGAATGTAGAGGATCTGGACGAGTATTTTCAGGGTGAACTTGAAGGgttggatgatgatgatgatgatgttgaagaagaagaagaagaagaagaagaaaaagaggatTTTGTGGATGAAGTTGAGGGAAAATTTGAGGGAAGTGATACAGAAGAAGATAATTTGGGAAAGGGGGATGAGTTTGATTGGGATTCTGATGAATGGGAAGCTAATTTTTTAAAAGGAGAGGATGATATAGAGTTTGATGGTTTTGCACCTGCAAGTGTTGGGTATGGTAACATTACAGACGAGATTATGGAGAAGGGTAAAAGGAAGAGATTGTCAAAAGCAGAAAGGAAAAGGATGGCTCGGGAAGCACAGAAGGAGAAAGAAGAGGTTACTGTATGCGCGCGATGTCATTCTTTGAGGAACTATGGACAGGTGAAGAACCAATCTGTTGAAAATTTGATtcctgattttgattttgatagaTTAATAGCAACTAGGTTGATAAAGCCCGCTGGGAATGCTGGTGCTACTGTTGTCGTTTTGGTTGTTGATTGTGTTGATTTTGATGGTTCCTTTCCAAAGCGGGCTGCAAAGTCGTTGTTCAAGTTGTTGGAAAATGCCCAAAATGACTCCAAACTTTCCAAAAAGTTGCCAAAACTTGTTCTAGTGGCTACAAAAGTTGACCTTCTCCCCTCACAAATCTCACCGACTAGGTTAGATAGATGGGTTAGGCACCGAGCTAAGGCTGGAGGGGCACCCAAGCTTAATGGGGTATATTTGGTTAGTTGCCGTAAGGATTTGGGTGTGAAGAATTTGTTGGCATTCATAAAGGAATTAGCAGGTCCTCGAGGTAATGTGTGGGTTATTGGGGCTCAAAATGCTGGGAAGTCTACTCTTATCAATGCATTTGCTAAGAGGGAAAAGGCAAATATAACAAGGCTTACAGAAGCTCCTGTTCCTGGGACAACTCTTGGGATTTTGCGAATTGGTGGAATTTTGTCGGCCAAGGCAAAGATGTATGATACTCCAGGGCTCCTACATCCGTATTTAATGTCTATGAGATTAAACAGGGATGAGCAGAAGATGGTTGAAATAAGGAAGGAGCTAAAACCTCGGACATATAGGGTGAAG GTAGGACAAGCTGTCCATGTTGGTGGCTTGATGAGACTGGATCTAAATTATGCTTCAGTAGAAACAATTTATGTTACAATTTGGGCATCGCCAAATGTTTCTCTGCACTTGGGAAAGGTTGAAAATGCTGATGAAATATGGAAGAACCATGTTGGTATCAGATTGCAG CCACCCATTGGTGAAGACCGAGCTTCTGAATTAGGGAAATGGCAAGAGAGGGAAGTTAAAGTGTCTGGAAGTAGTTGGGATGTAAACACCATAGACATTGCAGCAGCTGGGTTAGGTTGGTTCTCCTTGGGTCTCAAGGGTGAAGCAAGTTTGGCATTATGGACATATGATGGTGTTGAGATAACCTTGAGAGAGCCGTTAGTCCTCGACCGGGCACCATTTCTTGAAAGACCTGGATTTTGGCTACCAAAAGCGGTATCTGATGCCATTGGCAGCCAAAGTAAATTAGAATCccaaaaaaggaaaaagtttGAGGAAAGTACAGACGACCTCTCTGAGGTTTCTGCTTGA
- the LOC108457486 gene encoding uncharacterized protein LOC108457486 gives MAARKRASAADTKPSPPPQTQETTTQIDPPIAPPKKALIFKFCLFFSIPYFYLLYQHYTIEQELRRSILINASLCVTGFFLTQRMIPVASRYVLKRGLFGFDINKKGTPQGTVEVPESLGIVVGIVFLVLAILFQYFNFTADSNWLVEYNAALASICFMILLGFVDDVLDVPWRVKLLLPSIAALPLLMAYAGHTTIIIPKPLISYVGQEVLDLGWVYKLYMGLLAVFCTNSINIHAGLNGLEVGQTVVIASAILIHNLMQIGASSDPEYKQAHAFSIYLVQPLLATSLALLSYNWYPSSVFVGDTYTYFAGMTMAVVGILGHYSETLLIFFLPQVLNFLLSLPQLSGYVKCPRHRLPRFNPETGLLTGTRDGTLINFYLRMVGQKSEKMLCIHLLLVQALGCCFCFMLRYLLAGWYK, from the exons ATGGCAGCTCGCAAGAGAGCTTCAGCGGCAGATACAAAGCCAAGCCCTCCTCCTCAAACCCAGGAAACAACCACCCAAATTGACCCCCCTATCGCTCCACCTAAGAAAGCCTTAATCTTCAAAttctgtcttttcttttcaatccCATACTTTTACCTTCTTTACCAACACTACACGATCGAGCAAGAACTTAGGAGATCCATCCTTATCAATGCTTCCCTTTGTGTTACCGGCTTCTTCCTTACACAGAGAATGATCCCTGTTGCTTCTAGATATGTTTTGAAACGCGGTTTATTTGGATTTGATATTAACAAGAAGGGTACCCCTCAAGGCACTGTTGAAGT GCCCGAATCATTGGGAATTGTTGTAGGCATTGTTTTCTTGGTATTGGCTATTCTATTCCAGTATTTTAACTTCACAGCTGATTCAAAT TGGCTCGTTGAGTATAATGCAGCCTTAGCATCCATCTGCTTCATGATTTTACTTGGATTTGTAGATGATGTCCTGGATGTCCCTTGGAGAGT GAAACTACTACTGCCGTCAATTGCTGCACTTCCATTGTTGATGGCCTATGCTGGACATACAACTATCATCATTCCAAAGCCTCTTATTTCATATGTTGGGCAAGAGGTGTTGGATCTAG GATGGGTGTACAAATTGTATATGGGGCTTTTGGCAGTATTCTGCACAAATTCTATTAACATTCATGCTGGTTTGAATGGCCTTGAAGTTGGGCAAACAGTTGTGATTGCATCAGCT ATTTTGATACATAATTTAATGCAAATTGGAGCATCTTCAGATCCTGAGTATAAACAAGCTCATGCTTTCTCTATTTATCTTGTGCAACCCTTACTAGCCACTTCCTTGGCCTTACTTTCCTACAACTG GTATCCTTCTTCAGTTTTTGTTGGGGATACATACACATATTTTGCTGGAATGACCATGGCTGTAGTTGGAATTCTGGGACACTATAG TGAAACACTcttgattttctttcttcctcaagtGTTGAACTTTCTCTTGTCACTTCCTCAG CTTTCTGGCTATGTTAAATGTCCCCGACATCGTCTTCCGAG ATTCAATCCTGAAACTGGATTACTTACTGGAACACGTGATGGTACACTCATAAACTTTTACTTGAGAATGGTTGGGCAGAAATCAGAAAAGATGCTTTGTATCCACCTCCTCCTTGTTCAG GCCCTAGGATGTTGCTTCTGTTTCATGCTGAGATACTTGCTGGCTGGTTGGTACAAATAA
- the LOC108454845 gene encoding probable inactive purple acid phosphatase 16 has product MPFDNYDLQINGNIPSQYSVRTRPIALRHLQSSSPTINLFKQFNSLSPIQMPTSSYFTILSNSCLALLFQAFFISIAASSDHHTPENHIRTRADAPFKVALFADLHFGENAWTDWGPKQDVNSTKVMSSVLDTETPDFVVYLGDVVTANNIPIANASLYWDQALSPTRSRGTPWASVFGNHDDAPFEWPMEWFAASGIPQLVCPVPNSSYSGEECSFWGTSRLELMKNEMDNNVLSLSKSGPQDLWPGISNYVLQVLSKEKPHTPLVYLYFLDSGGGTYPEVISTAQADWFKRISEEINPDSGVPELIFWHIPSKAYKKVAPKFRIHKPCVGSINKEKVAAQEAEMGIMKILVKRPSVKAVFVGHNHGLDWCCPYGQLWLCFARHTGYGGYGNWARGSRILEINERPFSISSWIRMEDGSVHSEVILS; this is encoded by the exons ATGCCATTTGATAATTACGATTTACAAATCAACGGGAATATCCCATCCCAATATTCTGTACGCACAAGGCCAATTGCTTTGCGCCATCTCCAAAGCTCCTCTCCCACTATTAACCTCTTCAAACAATTTAACTCTCTATCGCCCATTCAAATGCCTACCTCCTCCTATTTCACCATTTTATCCAACTCTTGTCTGGCATTGCTCTTCCAAGCTTTCTTCATCTCCATCGCCGCATCTTCTGATCATCACACGCCTGAGAACCATATCCGAACACGGGCGGATGCACCCTTTAAAGTTGCGTTATTTGCCGACTTGCACTTCGGGGAGAACGCCTGGACGGATTGGGGCCCCAAACAGGATGTCAATTCTACCAAGGTTATGTCTAGTGTGCTGGACACTGAAACTCCAG ATTTTGTAGTATATCTTGGAGATGTTGTTACGGCAAATAACATCCCAATTGCAAACGCAAGCTTATATTGGGATCAGGCACTCTCTCCAACAAGATCCAGGGGCACTCCATGGGCTAGTGTGTTTGGAAACCATGATGATGCACCCTTTGAGTGGCCAATGGAGTGGTTTGCAGCCTCTGGAATTCCTCAGCTTGTTTGTCCTGTGCCGAATTCATCATATTCAG GTGAAGAATGTAGTTTTTGGGGAACATCACGATTGGAGCTGATGAAAAATGAGATGGATAATAATGTCTTATCTCTTTCTAAAAGCGGACCTCAAGATCTATGGCCAGGTATATCCAACTACGTACTCCAAGTCTTGTCGAAGGAGAAACCACATACGCCTTTAGTGTATCTCTACTTTCTAGATTCTGGTGGAGGTACCTATCCAGAAGTTATATCAACAGCTCAAGCTGACTGGTTCAAGCGCATATCTGAAGAAATCAATCCAGATTCAGG GGTCCCAGAACTAATCTTTTGGCATATACCAAGTAAAGCTTATAAGAAGGTGGCTCCTAAGTTCAGAATACACAAGCCTTGTGTGGGTTCCATTAACAAGGAAAAGGTTGCTGCTCAAGAAGCTGAAATGGGTATCATGAAGATTCTTGTTAAAAGGCCATCCGTCAAG GCAGTGTTTGTTGGGCATAACCATGGATTGGACTGGTGTTGCCCATACGGGCAGCTTTGGCTTTGCTTTGCTAGACATACCGGTTATGGTGGATATGGAAATTGGGCTAGAGGATCTAGAATCCTTGAAATCAACGAGAGACCCTTCTCTATAAGCTCTTGGATTAGGATGGAAGATGGTTCAGTTCATAGTGAAGTGATCCTGAGTTAA